In a genomic window of Saccharomyces kudriavzevii IFO 1802 strain IFO1802 genome assembly, chromosome: 2:
- the PEP1 gene encoding type I sorting receptor (similar to Saccharomyces cerevisiae PEP1 (YBL017C); ancestral locus Anc_8.163) yields the protein MILLHVLYYIWALLLLPIINAKEFVPKVTKTIAEDSFQILSFDDSNTIVRTQDNAITISFDDGEKWEKVKDIEGEIAWVFLDPFNRHDRAIATASDSSKFYITDDQGKSWKSITIKSERPSFGGCNLITHPTKKEYFLATCNYCEEIDNDEQTSASEEDSLMRFNVTRCTGSTFASNDGGKSFSEIKSPLKESEEGPTRLSHCSFVKTSKDSDLGGNDASIICLFQNANVYRGESEAPFTDSKFVVTTDWGKSIKEFDQFKDKVVGNYKILKSQIVVLTPDDRYNEMSSTDVWISRDLSTFQKAYMPTQLRHSAEGGIYEDHLGRIILPVSRERSDQEDDKATVSEILISDSQGMKFSPIPWTADEVFGYISLDQSTFLKGTMIASLFPSSRRRNRKGNKKGVKSKAQTKISVDNGLTWSNLKIVDPENADSFECDITDFEKCSLRTRFYPIEGSTPAAGILMTLGTVGDGNIYDWGDQRTFISRDGGLTWRVAFEYPCLYAIGDYGNVIVALPFNGDEDDDPQSEFYYSLDQGKTWTEYQLETTIFPAELMNTTPDGSGSKFILNGFTMSNMDSSANFIYAIDFSAAFDGESCKDDKDFEDWNLAEGKCVNGVKYRYRRRKQDAQCLVNKVFEDLKLYETDCDSCTATDYECAFEFVRDASGKCVPDYNLISRSDVCDKTKKKTVPVKPLQLINGDKCKKPMSVKTVDISCEGVPKKGTNDKEIVVTENVLDFKIQFYQYFDTVTDESLIMIDSRGDAYISHDGGQTIKKFDASGEKIVEVIFNPYFNSSAYLFGSKGSIFSTHNRGFTFLNTELPEARQLGMPLDFNAKDQDTFIYYGGKDCESIFSPECHAVAYLTKDGGETFTEMLDNAIHCEFAGSLFKYPSDEDMIMCQVKEKSSQTRTLVSSTDFFKSDKKTVFENIIGYLSTGGYIIVAAPHENNELRAHVTIDGAEFAEAKFPYDEDVEKQEAFTILESEKGSIFLHLATNLESEREFGNLLKSNSNGTSFVTLEHDVNRNTAGYVDFEKIQGLEGIILINVVSNSEKVSESKEKKQLKTKITFNEGSDWTFLTPPKKDSEGKKFSCRSKSLGKCSLHLHGYTERKDIRDTYSSGSALGMMFGVGNVGESLLPYEECSTFFTTDGGETWAEVKKSPHQWEYGDHGGILVLVPENTETDTISYSTDFGRTWKNYKFCDDKVLVKDITTVPRDSALRFLLFGEATNIGGGSFRTYTIDFKNIFERQCYSHLGPPDYKYSPLGSQTGCLFGHRTEFLRKTDENCFTGNIPLSEFSRNTKNCSCTRQDFECDYNYYKANDGTCKLVNGLSPANATDVCEKNSDLIEYFKSSGYRKIPLSTCEGGLNLDTPSSPHPCPGKEKEFKEKYSVSAGPFAFIFITILLVIFLAAWFVYDRGIRRNGGFARFGEIRLGDDGLIENNSTDRVVNNIVRSGFYVFSNIGSFFQHTKANIGHVVSKIRGRFSNRTNPSYSSLIHDQFLDEADDLLAGHDEDANDLASFMDQGSNFEIEEEDIPTPEQEHTSYTDHPTASDIPVALPARSEEDAHTSNAAPPHDGDA from the coding sequence ATGATATTACTCCATGTGCTATATTACATCTGGGCCCTTCTGCTCCTTCCCATAATCAATGCAAAGGAATTCGTCCCCAAAGTGACCAAGACTATCGCAGAAGATTcatttcaaatattgaGTTTTGACGATTCCAACACTATAGTGAGAACACAGGACAATGCCATCACAATAAGCTTTGATGATGGagaaaaatgggaaaaagTCAAAGACATCGAAGGTGAGATCGCCTGGGTCTTTCTCGACCCCTTTAATAGACATGACAGGGCCATTGCCACGGCATCGGATTCATCGAAGTTTTACATCACCGACGATCAAGGTAAATCGTGGAAGTCtataacaataaaaagtGAACGCCCCTCATTTGGTGGTTGTAACTTAATAACTCATCCTACGAAGAAAGAGTATTTTCTTGCAACTTGTAACTATTGTGAAGAGATCGATAACGATGAACAAACTAGCGCAAGCGAGGAAGACTCACTTATGAGATTCAATGTCACACGTTGTACAGGTAGTACTTTTGCAAGTAATGACGGTGGGAAATCTTTCTCTGAAATCAAGTCCCCTTTGAAAGAGAGCGAAGAAGGCCCAACGAGGTTATCTCATTGTAGTTTTGTCAAGACTAGCAAAGATTCTGACTTGGGAGGTAATGACGCCTCAATAATCTGTCTTTTCCAGAATGCAAATGTCTACAGAGGTGAATCCGAAGCACCTTTCACAGACTCTAAATTCGTTGTGACCACAGATTGGGGTAAATcaatcaaagaatttgatcAATTCAAAGATAAAGTCGTTGGCAATTACAAAATATTGAAGTCCCAAATTGTTGTTTTAACTCCGGATGATAGATACAACGAGATGTCGTCTACGGATGTCTGGATATCCAGAGATTTGTCAACCTTCCAAAAGGCTTACATGCCTACCCAATTAAGGCATAGTGCCGAAGGAGGAATCTATGAAGATCACTTGGGAAGAATCATTCTGCCAGTCAGTAGGGAAAGAAGTGAtcaagaagatgataaagCCACCGTTTCggaaattttgatttctgaTTCTCAAGGTATGAAGTTTTCTCCGATTCCATGGACCGCAGATGAAGTGTTTGGTTATATTAGTCTTGATCAATCAACTTTCTTGAAGGGAACAATGATTGCTTCACTTTTCCCTTCATCTAGACGTCGTAACCGCAAAGGAAATAAGAAGGGCGTGAAGAGCAAGGCACaaaccaaaatttctgTTGATAATGGCCTGACATGGTCCAACTTGAAAATCGTTGACCCGGAAAATGCTGATTCATTCGAGTGTGATATTACAGATTTTGAGAAATGCTCACTTCGAACTAGATTTTATCCAATAGAGGGTTCGACTCCTGCTGCCGGAATCCTAATGACATTGGGTACTGTTGGCGATGGCAATATATACGACTGGGGAGACCAAAGAACTTTCATTTCTAGAGATGGTGGTTTAACATGGAGAGTGGCCTTTGAATATCCTTGTCTGTACGCTATTGGCGATTACGGAAATGTCATTGTGGCTTTGCCATTTAATGGagatgaagacgacgaTCCTCAATCAGAATTTTACTATTCCTTGGACCAAGGTAAGACTTGGACCGAATATCAGTTGGAAACCACTATCTTTCCAGCAGAATTGATGAACACAACGCCAGATGGATCTGGGAGCAAATTCATCCTGAATGGGTTCACCATGTCTAACATGGACAGTTCAGCAAATTTCATTTATGCAATTGACTTTTCCGCCGCTTTTGATGGAGAATCTTGCAAAGACGATAAAGATTTCGAAGATTGGAATTTGGCTGAAGGGAAATGTGTCAATGGTGTTAAGTACAGgtacagaagaagaaaacaggACGCTCAATGTTTGGTCAATAAAGTATTCGAGGATTTAAAGTTATATGAAACTGACTGTGACAGCTGTACTGCGACTGATTACGAATGCGCGTTTGAATTCGTCAGAGATGCAAGCGGAAAGTGCGTACCTGATTATAACCTGATATCTCGTTCTGACGTGTGTGATaagacaaagaagaaaactgtCCCCGTAAAGCCATTGCAATTAATCAATGGTGATAAATGTAAAAAGCCAATGTCAGTGAAAACCGTGGACATTTCATGTGAAGGTGTTCCAAAGAAGGGTACGAATGACAAGGAAATAGTGGTCACAGAAAACGTGCTTGACTTCAAAATCCAATTCTATCAATATTTTGACACAGTAACGGATGAATCACTAATCATGATAGACTCAAGAGGAGATGCCTATATATCTCATGATGGTGGACaaacaataaagaaatttgacGCTAGCGGggaaaaaattgtcgaAGTTATTTTTAATCCATACTTCAATTCTTCTGCCTATCTATTTGGCTCTAAAGGTAGCATATTTTCCACCCACAATAGAGGGTTTACTTTTCTCAATACCGAGTTGCCTGAAGCCAGGCAACTAGGCATGCCTTTAGACTTCAACGCTAAAGATCAGGATACGTTTATTTATTATGGTGGCAAAGATTGCGAATCAATTTTCAGTCCCGAATGTCATGCGGTTGCTTACCTCACCAAAGACGGTGGTGAGACGTTTACTGAAATGCTCGATAATGCAATTCATTGTGAGTTTGCAGGCtcacttttcaaatatcctTCTGATGAGGACATGATCATGTGCcaagtgaaagaaaaatcttcaCAAACAAGAACTTTAGtttcttcaacagattttttcaaaagtgataaaaaaactgtCTTCGAAAACATCATCGGATACTTGTCTACTGGTGGCTATATTATCGTTGCTGCTCCTcatgaaaacaatgaatTGAGGGCGCATGTTACTATTGATGGTGCCGAATTCGCAGAGGCGAAATTTCCATATGATGAAGACGTTGAAAAGCAGGAGGCGTTCACAATTTTAGAGTCTGAAAAAGGATCAATATTTCTACATTTAGCAACAAACCTAGAATCAGAACGTGAGTTTGGTAATCTCTTAAAATCCAACTCAAATGGTACTTCGTTTGTCACCCTGGAACACGATGTTAATAGAAACACCGCTGGTTATGTagattttgagaaaattcAAGGTTTGGAGGGCATTATTCTGATCAACGTCGTTTCCAATAGTGAAAAAGTTTCCGAGAGtaaggaaaagaagcaatTGAAGACAAAGATTACGTTCAATGAAGGTTCGGATTGGACCTTTTTGACACCTCCTAAAAAGGATTCAGAAGGAAAGAAGTTTTCCTGTAGGTCCAAATCATTGGGTAAATGCTCATTGCACTTACATGGTTACACTGAACGTAAGGATATCAGAGACACATACTCTTCTGGTTCCGCGTTAGGAATGATGTTTGGTGTTGGGAACGTTGGAGAGAGTCTTCTACCATATGAAGAATGTTCCACTTTCTTCACCACTGACGGAGGTGAGACCTGGGCTGAAGTCAAGAAAAGTCCCCACCAATGGGAATACGGTGACCATGGTGGAATCTTAGTTTTGGTTCCCGAAAACACAGAAACTGATACCATATCCTACTCCACTGATTTCGGTAGAACatggaaaaattataaattCTGCGATGATAAAGTTTTAGTAAAGGATATTACTACCGTTCCTCGAGATTCTGCCCTGAGGTTTCTACTATTTGGGGAGGCGACAAATATTGGAGGTGGTTCGTTTAGAACCTACACAATTGATTTTAAGAACATCTTCGAAAGACAATGTTACTCCCACCTTGGACCCCCGGACTATAAATATTCTCCTTTGGGTTCTCAAACTGGTTGCCTGTTTGGTCACAGAACCGAATTTTTACGTAAAACCGATGAAAACTGTTTCACTGGGAATATTCCTCTATCtgaattttcaagaaacacTAAAAACTGTTCATGTACAAGACAAGATTTTGAGTGTGATTACAACTACTATAAAGCCAATGATGGTACTTGTAAGTTAGTCAATGGTTTGAGTCCAGCAAATGCCACCGACGTTTGTGAGAAGAATTCAGATTTGATTGAATACTTTAAATCTTCAGGTTATAGAAAAATTCCTCTATCAACCTGCGAAGGTGGCCTAAACTTAGATACTCCTTCATCACCACATCCTTGTCCaggaaaagagaaggaattcaaggaaaaatacTCTGTAAGTGCTGGTCCTTTTGcattcattttcattacAATTCTTCTTGTAATCTTCCTTGCCGCGTGGTTTGTATACGATAGAGGTATCAGGAGAAATGGAGGTTTTGCAAGATTTGGAGAGATTAGGTTAGGCGATGACGGACTGATAGAAAACAATAGCACTGACAGAGTTGTTAACAATATCGTAAGATCAGGATTCTACGTCTTTTCGAATATTGGGTCTTTTTTCCAGCACACAAAGGCAAATATTGGGCATGTCGTTTCCAAAATCAGGGGAAGATTTAGCAACAGAACAAACCCAAGCTATTCATCGCTGATTCACgatcaatttttggatgAAGCAGATGACTTGCTTGCTGGTCATGACGAGGACGCTAACGATTTAGCTAGTTTTATGGATCAAGGCAGTAATTTTGAgattgaagaggaagatatTCCAACACCCGAACAAGAACACACATCCTACACAGATCATCCTACTGCCAGCGATATTCCTGTTGCATTGCCAGCGCGTAGTGAAGAAGACGCTCACACATCTAACGCAGCACCTCCACACGACGGAGATGCGTAG
- the FUS3 gene encoding mitogen-activated serine/threonine-protein kinase FUS3 (similar to Saccharomyces cerevisiae FUS3 (YBL016W); ancestral locus Anc_8.162): MPKRIVYNISSDFQLKSLLGEGAYGVVCSATHKPTGEIVAIKKIEPFDKPLFALRTLREIKILKHFKHENIITIFNIQRPDSFENFNEVYIIQELMQTDLHRVISTQVLSDDHIQYFIYQTLRAVKVLHGSNVIHRDLKPSNLLINSNCDLKVCDFGLARIIDEAGADDSEATGQQSGMTEYVATRWYRAPEVMLTSAKYSRAMDVWSCGCILAELFLRRPIFPGRDYRHQLLLIFGIIGTPQSDDDLRCIESPRAREYIKSLPAYPAAALEKMFPRINPQGIDLLERMLVFDPEKRITATEALEHPYLHTYHDPNDEPEGEPIPPSFFEFDHYKEALTTKDLKKLIWNEIFS, encoded by the coding sequence ATGCCAAAGAGGATTGTATACAACATATCCAGCGACTTCCAGTTGAAGTCGCTGCTGGGGGAAGGCGCCTACGGTGTGGTGTGTTCCGCGACGCACAAGCCCACAGGAGAAATAGTGGCAATCAAAAAGATCGAGCCATTTGACAAGCCGCTCTTCGCTCTGCGCACGCTGCGTGAAATCAAGATCCTGAAGCACTTCAAGCACGAGAATATCATAACGATTTTCAATATCCAGCGCCCAGACTCGtttgaaaacttcaatGAGGTGTACATCATCCAGGAGTTGATGCAGACGGACCTGCACCGTGTGATTTCCACGCAGGTTCTGAGTGACGACCATATACAGTATTTTATATATCAAACCTTGAGAGCGGTGAAAGTGCTGCATGGGTCGAACGTGATTCATCGCGACCTGAAGCCCTCCAACCTTCTGATAAACTCCAATTGCGACTTGAAAGTGTGCGATTTTGGGTTGGCGAGAATCATCGACGAAGCGGGCGCGGATGATTCAGAGGCCACGGGCCAACAGAGCGGTATGACGGAGTACGTGGCCACGCGTTGGTACAGGGCTCCCGAGGTGATGCTGACCTCTGCCAAGTACTCCAGAGCCATGGACGTGTGGTCGTGCGGGTGCATTCTCGCAGAACTGTTTCTCAGACGTCCCATCTTCCCCGGTAGAGACTACCGGCATCAGTTGCTGCTGATATTCGGCATCATCGGCACGCCGCAGTCAGACGACGACTTGCGCTGCATTGAATCACCGCGAGCTAGAGAGTACATAAAGTCGCTGCCAGCGTACCCGGCGGCGGCGCTGGAGAAGATGTTCCCGCGGATCAACCCGCAGGGAATAGACCTCCTAGAGCGGATGCTGGTCTTTGACCCTGAGAAGAGAATCACTGCCACGGAGGCGCTGGAGCACCCGTACTTGCACACGTACCACGATCCGAACGACGAACCTGAGGGCGAGCCCATCCCGCCCagcttctttgaatttgaccACTACAAGGAGGCGCTGACCACCAAGGacctgaagaaattgatctGGAACGAGATCTTCAGCTAG
- the ACH1 gene encoding acetyl-CoA hydrolase (similar to Saccharomyces cerevisiae ACH1 (YBL015W); ancestral locus Anc_8.161) — MTISNLLKQRVRYAPYLKKVREAHELIPLFKNGQYLGWSGFTGVGTPKAVPEALIDHVEKNNLQGKLRFNLFVGASAGPEENRWAEHDMIIKRAPHQVGKPIAKAINQGRIEFFDKHLSMFPQDLTYGFYTRERTDNKILDYTIIEATAIKEDGSIVPGPSVGGSPEFITVSDKVIIEVNTATPSFEGIHDIDMPVNPPFRKPYPYLKVDDKCGVDSIPVDPEKVVAIVESTMRDQVPPNTPSDEMSRAIAGHLVEFFRNEVKHGRLPENLLPLQSGIGNIANAVIEGLAGAQFKHLTVWTEVLQDSFLDLFDNGSLDYATATSVRLTEKGFDRAFANWENFKHKLCLRSQVVSNNPEMIRRLGVIAMNTPVEVDIYAHANSTNVNGSRMLNGLGGSADFLRNAKLSIMHAPSARPTKVDPTGISTIVPMASHVDQTEHDLDILVTDQGLADLRGLSPKERAREIINKCAHPDYQALLTDYLDRSEHYAKKHNCLHEPHMLKNAFKFHTNLAEKGTMKVDSWEPVY; from the coding sequence ATGACAATTTCTAATCTGTTGAAGCAGAGAGTTAGGTACGCTCCTTACCTCAAAAAAGTCAGAGAGGCTCACGAGCTTATCCCACTGTTCAAGAATGGCCAATATCTTGGCTGGTCTGGTTTTACAGGGGTTGGTACGCCCAAGGCAGTGCCGGAAGCGCTGATAGATCACGTGGAGAAGAACAATTTGCAAGGGAAATTGAGGTTCAACCTTTTCGTCGGAGCCTCTGCTGGTCCAGAGGAGAACCGTTGGGCTGAACATGATATGATTATCAAGAGGGCCCCTCATCAAGTGGGGAAACCCATTGCGAAGGCTATCAACCAGGGGAGAATCGAGTTCTTCGACAAGCATCTGTCCATGTTCCCTCAGGATCTGACGTATGGTTTCTACACCAGGGAGAGAACCGACAACAAAATTCTTGACTATACTATAATCGAAGCCACCGCGATCAAGGAGGACGGGTCTATTGTTCCGGGCCCGTCCGTCGGCGGGTCTCCCGAATTCATCACGGTCAGTGACAAAGTGATCATTGAAGTCAACACGGCCACGCCTTCGTTCGAGGGCATTCACGATATCGACATGCCCGTGAACCCGCCTTTCAGAAAGCCGTATCCGTACCTGAAAGTAGACGACAAATGTGGTGTAGACTCCATCCCAGTTGACCCCGAAAAAGTGGTTGCGATCGTGGAGTCCACCATGAGGGACCAGGTCCCACCAAACACGCCCTCCGACGAGATGTCTAGAGCAATTGCAGGTCACTTGGTCGAGTTCTTCAGGAACGAGGTCAAGCACGGTAGATTGCCTGAAAACCTGTTGCCTTTGCAGAGCGGCATTGGCAATATCGCTAACGCGGTCATTGAAGGGCTTGCCGGGGCTCAATTCAAGCATCTAACTGTATGGACCGAAGTGCTCCAGGACTCGTTCTTGGATCTTTTCGACAACGGGTCTCTGGACTACGCCACTGCCACCTCCGTGAGACTGACCGAAAAGGGTTTCGACAGAGCTTTTGCCAACTGGGAGAATTTCAAACACAAGTTGTGTCTGAGATCTCAAGTGGTCTCGAACAACCCGGAAATGATCCGTAGATTAGGCGTCATTGCCATGAATACCCCGGTGGAGGTCGACATTTATGCCCATGCCAATTCCACAAACGTCAACGGTTCCCGTATGTTGAACGGGTTGGGTGGATCCGCAGACTTCCTGAGAAATGCCAAGCTCTCCATCATGCACGCTCCGTCTGCGAGACCAACCAAAGTAGACCCCACTGGTATTTCCACCATCGTGCCCATGGCCTCCCATGTAGACCAAACTGAACACGATCTGGACATTTTAGTCACTGACCAAGGTTTGGCTGATCTAAGAGGTCTATCGCCCAAGGAAAGAGCCCGTGAGATCATCAACAAGTGCGCCCATCCTGATTACCAGGCTTTGCTGACCGATTACTTGGACAGATCGGAGCATTATGCCAAGAAGCATAACTGCCTGCACGAACCACACATGTTGAAGAACGCCTTCAAATTCCACACCAATTTGGCTGAGAAGGGCACCATGAAGGTCGACAGTTGGGAGCCAGTTTACTAA
- the RRN6 gene encoding Rrn6p (similar to Saccharomyces cerevisiae RRN6 (YBL014C); ancestral locus Anc_4.91): MSEGQLPGSHVLGSQLGVGVQSASLYRPQENYSTKKAQWLRSVDDTLPEGALNLHVVAKNVLCDTAIRYISDDKILQESDNDDDLIASDLDENMDDLQNTSIVVNPVAPAVPKHVHFFKKVDIDNDPMFSVNCYVPVPLQDYIPSDLLHNLKGSSQEGASSSKSRQDTPFWDPTVANRLEIEHIQTASDLRNYRDGTEVIAYASGKTNSLLNVGVLTRQDTLHLNRHNNVTSIELHSPIRSIKIPRTSESIGRRSNLVGVITENSFQIFRIESIHSKSCDVVITSSEPLYFVEVDDMQIVDFAFNPWDLQQFATIDVRGNWNIGMIPKNFNNNKRKLQLIDNLHGTIFDPEELSSWKKIEWFSQFQRILVFDRSKMIEIDFINGWQAEVVQAKTWSNIRDYKRVDDENGILLTSREIIIMGASEANDAVRRISWKHDLDPDDTTLKVAIQKVKMLDRLLLVAFVYSMRHNHIYVHAFSRKKSNLFQSLGYSTVLEISNGASTGIEVILTLDEINGEEQGEREDNGDNNVRVVVNFSIKLRNSSKIYYYTLSNAQTSKFNEQEKFVAGDCNEWTLLFNNADSREMESIGALISQIKMKESEHISRIQSLVEDENSHGEDKYLQDLGYRLSMATNELLESWERTRDENIRSGSMSYSKLENLVEDSNSFTSIPEFVSLLDQFFRYYKDQDVAFLEFKKLLRFFLHEDVPDLDIFYNKLLQCWVLVSPQAGLLTKEIVKDIVWSLIRLEEPSLFEPIQKEITQSLSKPYQDIIDSWDMDAPEEEDESNEFNFNSQFSSTPFNGRSQFNLNSQSQIPTIKSSQNNGLTRRKRILKTQTQKVASTSQSTQNLSILPDSMTPAFTLMQPPSSQISFVSDSQTRSSQRARKKKKRIRGFG; this comes from the coding sequence ATGAGTGAAGGACAACTTCCAGGCTCGCATGTATTAGGCTCGCAATTAGGCGTTGGTGTGCAAAGCGCTAGTCTTTACCGTCCGCAGGAAAACTATAGTACAAAGAAAGCACAATGGCTGCGGTCAGTGGACGATACGCTGCCCGAGGGGGCACTGAACCTTCATGTAGTAGCAAAAAATGTGCTCTGTGACACTGCTATACGGTATATTTCCGACGACAAGATTTTGCAAGAATCAGACAACGACGATGATCTCATAGCTAGTGatcttgatgaaaatatgGACGATCTGCAGAACACGTCTATAGTGGTGAATCCGGTGGCGCCCGCGGTACCGAAACATgtgcattttttcaagaaagttgACATTGATAATGACCCGATGTTCAGCGTCAATTGCTACGTGCCGGTTCCACTCCAAGATTACATCCCTTCTGACTTGCTGCATAACTTGAAGGGCTCATCGCAAGAAGGCGCCAGTTCCTCGAAATCGAGGCAAGATACCCCTTTCTGGGACCCAACGGTGGCTAATCGATTGGAAATTGAGCATATCCAAACGGCGTCTGACCTAAGAAACTATAGGGACGGCACCGAGGTTATAGCATATGCTTCAGGCAAAACAAACTCCTTGCTCAACGTGGGCGTCTTGACACGACAGGATACTCTGCATTTGAACCGACATAACAACGTAACAAGCATCGAGCTGCATTCGCCCATCAGGAGCATCAAGATACCGAGAACTTCTGAATCCATTGGGCGGAGGTCCAATCTGGTCGGTGTAATCACTGAGAACTCATTCCAAATCTTTAGAATAGAAAGCATTCATTCAAAGTCGTGCGATGTCGTGATCACCAGTTCGGAGCCGCTGTATTTCGTTGAGGTAGACGATATGCAAATAGTGGATTTTGCATTTAATCCTTGGGACCTACAGCAATTCGCCACCATTGATGTAAGAGGGAACTGGAACATCGGAATGATACCgaaaaacttcaacaataataaaagaaaactgcAGTTAATAGATAACCTGCACGGTACGATTTTCGACCCCGAAGAATTATCGtcgtggaaaaaaattgaatggtTTTCACAGTTCCAAAGAATACTGGTGTTTGACAGATCCAAAATGATTGAGATCGATTTTATAAACGGCTGGCAAGCAGAAGTCGTGCAAGCAAAAACGTGGTCTAATATACGCGACTATAAGAGAGTAGACGACGAAAATGGCATATTGCTCACTTCCAGagaaatcatcatcatggGCGCGTCAGAAGCGAATGACGCCGTTAGAAGAATATCATGGAAGCACGATCTGGACCCAGATGATACGACGCTCAAGGTGGCCATTCAAAAAGTTAAAATGCTCGACCGTCTACTCCTGGTGGCTTTTGTATACTCGATGCGACATAATCACATCTATGTCCATGCATTCTctcgaaaaaaatcaaacttATTTCAGTCCTTAGGATATTCAACAGTGCTTGAAATTTCGAATGGGGCCTCTACTGGTATAGAGGTGATTTTGACGCTGGACGAAATAAACGGGGAAGAACAAGGGGAGCGGGAAGACAACGGGGATAACAATGTTAGAGTTGTAGTGAACTTTTCAATCAAACTAAGGAACTCATCCAAGATTTACTACTACACTTTATCGAATGCTCAAACCTCCAAGTTCaatgaacaagaaaaatttgtgGCCGGAGACTGTAACGAGTGGACCCTACTTTTCAACAACGCTGATAGCCGTGAAATGGAGAGTATTGGTGCGTTGATATCTCAAAtcaagatgaaagaaagcGAGCATATATCTCGTATCCAAAGTTTAGTTGAGGATGAAAACAGTCATGGCGAAGACAAATATCTTCAAGACTTGGGGTATCGTCTGTCTATGGCCACGAATGAACTGCTTGAATCCTGGGAGAGGACTAGAGATGAAAATATCCGTAGTGGGTCGATGAGCTattcaaaattggaaaatctCGTTGAAGACTCGAATTCCTTTACAAGTATACCAGAATTTGTTTCATTGTTagatcaattttttcgGTATTATAAAGACCAAGATGTCGCATTTCTTGAGTTCAAGAAACTGCTACGCTTCTTCTTACACGAAGACGTTCCTGATCTGGATATATTCTACAATAAACTACTTCAATGTTGGGTTTTGGTATCTCCACAGGCTGGACTGCTCACAAAGGAGATAGTAAAAGACATTGTCTGGAGTCTGATAAGACTCGAAGAGCCATCACTTTTTGAACCGATTCAAAAGGAGATTACGCAATCGTTAAGTAAACCTTACCAGGATATCATCGATTCATGGGATATGGATGCTCcggaagaagaagatgaatcAAATGAGTTTAATTTTAATAGtcaattttcatcaacaCCCTTCAATGGTAGATCTCAATTTAATTTGAATTCGCAATCTCAAATCCCCACGATTAAATCATCTCAAAACAATGGATTAACAAGGAGGAAAAGGATACTGAAGACTCAGACGCAAAAGGTCGCTTCAACATCTCAATCTACGCAAAATTTAAGCATTCTGCCGGATTCAATGACCCCTGCATTCACACTAATGCAACCTCCTTCTTCACAAATATCGTTTGTAAGTGATTCGCAAACTCGTAGCTCTCaaagagcaagaaagaagaagaaaaggatcCGTGGGTTTGGATAG